A stretch of Kyrpidia spormannii DNA encodes these proteins:
- a CDS encoding methyltransferase RsmF C-terminal domain-like protein, which translates to MERFVVALPDLFVHRMRELLGPEAEDFFEALRRPRSRGLRVNTLRARPDALARRSPFSLAPVPWAPEGFLYHHPDRPGLHPWYDAGVYYIQEPAAMAAAVLLAPQPGEWVLDLAAAPGGKSSHLAARMENRGLLVANEPHPRRCRVLAQNLERLGVTNALITQEQPEALLRFAGLFDRVLLDAPCTGESMFRKDPSVAEAWSLRRITRNAERGQHILSVAADFVRPGGRLLYATCTFAPEENEQVIARFLRERRDFHLVPAELPGSSPGRPEWADGNEELSRCCRLWPHRTPADGHFYALLERAEDARPQGAGRGQTGPRIGRSLKTSRLPDRAAAAIRRQLPEISLPALWEQRGDTWIALPEDLPRLGSLDGVRIMAKGVAWGAVRGATFLPAHSLAMSLPFEESPRAITWPANTPEVVEWLKGRSLPAPPGAEPGWVRVGVDGFPLGWGKISAGQLKNHYPKGLRRDLSTDRELDDPEDGGADGQSGSL; encoded by the coding sequence ATGGAACGCTTTGTGGTTGCCTTGCCCGACCTCTTCGTCCATCGCATGCGAGAATTACTCGGCCCCGAAGCCGAGGATTTTTTTGAAGCCCTGCGCCGGCCCCGATCCCGGGGCCTCAGGGTGAACACTCTCCGGGCCAGACCGGACGCCCTGGCGAGGCGTTCCCCTTTCTCCCTTGCCCCGGTTCCCTGGGCTCCGGAAGGCTTCTTGTACCACCACCCGGATCGGCCGGGGCTTCACCCGTGGTACGATGCCGGGGTTTACTATATCCAAGAACCGGCCGCCATGGCCGCAGCGGTACTGCTGGCTCCCCAACCCGGGGAGTGGGTTCTCGACCTGGCTGCGGCACCGGGAGGAAAATCGTCCCATCTCGCCGCCCGGATGGAGAACCGCGGCCTTCTCGTGGCCAATGAGCCACACCCGAGGCGCTGTCGGGTCCTGGCGCAGAATCTCGAACGGCTGGGCGTCACGAACGCTCTCATCACCCAGGAACAGCCCGAGGCGCTCCTCCGGTTTGCCGGCCTCTTCGACCGGGTGCTCCTCGACGCCCCGTGCACCGGAGAGAGTATGTTTCGCAAAGATCCGTCCGTGGCCGAGGCCTGGAGCCTCCGGCGGATCACCCGCAACGCCGAGCGCGGGCAGCATATCCTCTCGGTGGCCGCAGATTTCGTCCGGCCGGGAGGACGATTGCTTTACGCGACCTGCACCTTTGCGCCGGAAGAAAATGAACAGGTCATCGCCCGGTTTCTCCGGGAACGAAGGGATTTTCACCTGGTCCCCGCCGAGTTGCCGGGCTCTAGCCCGGGGCGCCCGGAGTGGGCGGACGGCAACGAGGAGTTGTCCCGGTGTTGTCGCCTATGGCCTCACCGAACACCGGCTGATGGGCATTTTTACGCACTCTTGGAGCGGGCCGAAGACGCCCGTCCCCAGGGCGCAGGTCGGGGGCAGACAGGGCCCCGGATCGGGCGGAGTCTGAAGACTTCCCGGCTTCCCGATCGGGCCGCGGCGGCCATTCGCCGCCAGTTGCCGGAAATCTCCCTGCCGGCCCTGTGGGAACAGCGGGGGGACACCTGGATTGCCCTGCCTGAAGATTTGCCTCGTCTGGGCAGTTTGGACGGTGTGCGCATCATGGCCAAGGGCGTAGCCTGGGGGGCGGTTCGGGGCGCCACCTTTCTCCCCGCCCACAGTCTGGCCATGTCCCTTCCCTTTGAAGAGTCCCCCCGGGCCATCACCTGGCCCGCGAACACCCCGGAGGTGGTCGAGTGGCTGAAAGGCCGCTCTCTGCCCGCCCCACCCGGCGCAGAGCCGGGATGGGTACGGGTGGGAGTGGACGGCTTCCCTTTGGGATGGGGCAAAATCTCCGCCGGCCAACTGAAGAATCATTATCCGAAGGGCCTGCGCCGCGACCTCAGCACCGACCGGGAATTGGACGACCCAGAGGACGGCGGAGCCGACGGACAATCGGGCAGCCTTTAG
- a CDS encoding 4-hydroxy-3-methylbut-2-enyl diphosphate reductase: MEVVKIAPRGYCYGVVDAMVLAKRAADDPHLPRPIYILGMIVHNRHVVEAFEREGVMTLDGGDRLSLLEKIDRGTVVFTAHGVSPEVRKRAVEKGLTVVDATCPDVMRTHELIRDRVAKGYQVIYIGRRGHPEPEGALGVAPGRVHLVENVQDIEELDLPPGLVLVTNQTTMSQWDTRELMERVKERFPQAEVKNEICLATQLRQEAVAEQAKGCDLVVVVGDPRSNNTARLAQVAEEIAGVPAKRVADVTELDIAWLRGVRRVGVTAGASTPTPITREVIAFLERFDEKDDSTWVPVRTVSPDRLLPVGRREP, encoded by the coding sequence GTGGAAGTGGTCAAGATTGCGCCCCGGGGATACTGTTACGGCGTGGTCGATGCGATGGTCTTGGCCAAACGGGCGGCGGATGATCCTCACTTGCCCAGGCCGATTTATATTCTCGGCATGATCGTTCATAACCGCCATGTGGTGGAAGCTTTTGAACGCGAGGGCGTGATGACCCTGGACGGGGGGGATCGCCTGAGCTTATTGGAGAAGATCGACCGGGGAACGGTGGTGTTTACCGCCCACGGTGTGTCCCCGGAGGTGCGAAAGCGTGCCGTTGAAAAAGGGCTTACGGTGGTGGACGCCACCTGCCCCGATGTGATGCGTACCCACGAACTGATCCGGGACCGGGTGGCCAAGGGCTACCAGGTGATTTATATCGGGCGACGGGGGCATCCGGAACCCGAGGGGGCGCTGGGCGTGGCGCCGGGCCGGGTTCACTTGGTGGAGAATGTCCAGGATATTGAAGAGCTGGATCTGCCTCCGGGTCTTGTGCTGGTGACGAATCAGACCACCATGAGCCAGTGGGACACCCGGGAGCTGATGGAGCGGGTCAAGGAGCGGTTTCCCCAGGCCGAGGTCAAAAATGAAATTTGCCTGGCCACCCAACTTCGCCAAGAGGCGGTGGCCGAGCAGGCGAAAGGTTGCGACTTGGTGGTGGTGGTGGGCGACCCCCGAAGCAACAACACGGCGCGATTGGCTCAGGTGGCCGAAGAAATCGCGGGCGTGCCGGCCAAGCGGGTGGCGGATGTCACCGAGTTGGACATTGCCTGGCTTCGCGGGGTGCGCCGGGTCGGGGTTACCGCTGGGGCATCGACTCCCACCCCCATCACCCGGGAAGTAATCGCTTTTCTGGAACGGTTTGATGAAAAGGACGACTCCACCTGGGTGCCCGTCCGTACGGTGTCTCCGGACCGCCTGCTCCCAGTGGGGCGAAGAGAGCCCTGA
- the queC gene encoding 7-cyano-7-deazaguanine synthase QueC translates to MEHRAPRAVVILSGGLDSTTCMAIADHEGYELYPITFSYGQKHAVELESAKQVAAHYRVGDRHRVVDLGNFIRGSSLTDPDQSIPVGRSLEEIGTGVPSTYVPGRNTVFLSLALSFAERIDARAIFIGVNALDYSGYPDCRPEFLQAFQRVIDTGTVAGSEGAGIRLKAPLVHLTKAEIIRWGSQLGAPYALTHSCYQGTVPACGVCDSCRLRIQGFREAGLVDPIPYAVPIAWQAGRPN, encoded by the coding sequence TTGGAACATAGGGCCCCCCGGGCGGTGGTGATTTTATCGGGGGGGTTGGACTCGACAACCTGTATGGCCATCGCCGACCACGAAGGGTATGAACTTTATCCCATCACCTTTTCTTACGGGCAGAAACACGCGGTGGAACTGGAATCCGCAAAACAGGTGGCTGCCCACTACCGCGTGGGCGATCGCCACCGGGTGGTCGACCTGGGAAACTTTATCCGCGGTTCTTCCTTGACCGACCCGGATCAATCGATCCCCGTCGGTCGCAGCCTGGAGGAAATCGGAACCGGCGTCCCCTCCACCTACGTGCCGGGGCGGAATACCGTCTTTCTCAGCCTGGCCCTTTCCTTCGCCGAGAGGATAGACGCCCGGGCCATCTTCATCGGTGTCAATGCCTTGGATTACTCAGGTTACCCCGACTGCCGGCCGGAGTTTCTCCAGGCGTTCCAACGAGTCATCGATACGGGCACCGTCGCCGGAAGCGAGGGCGCCGGGATCCGCCTCAAGGCTCCCCTGGTACATCTCACCAAGGCCGAGATTATCCGCTGGGGATCCCAGCTGGGAGCGCCCTACGCTTTGACCCATTCCTGCTATCAGGGAACGGTTCCCGCCTGCGGAGTATGCGACTCCTGCCGGCTCCGCATCCAGGGATTCCGGGAGGCCGGCCTCGTCGACCCGATCCCGTACGCCGTTCCCATTGCATGGCAAGCGGGCCGCCCCAACTGA
- a CDS encoding radical SAM protein, with product MKLNELFFSIQGESSSMGLPTVFVRFTGCNLRCSYCDTTYAYFEGTRTTPEEIFRRIEEYGVRRVCLTGGEPLIQPREELQQLLDLLGGNNYEVSIETDGSIDIERVKLRPKQRFVLDIKVPSSDMHTYMDFDNLKRVVPERDEIKFVVGNEEDYLWSKEIIRRYEISPERGYRLLFSPVYGVLEPRTLAEWILQDEWDVRLQVQLHKWLWEPGKRGV from the coding sequence GTGAAACTGAATGAACTCTTTTTCTCCATTCAAGGCGAATCCTCCTCCATGGGGCTGCCCACGGTGTTTGTGCGCTTCACGGGATGCAATCTCCGCTGTTCGTACTGTGACACCACCTACGCCTATTTTGAGGGCACTCGGACGACCCCCGAAGAGATTTTCCGGCGGATTGAAGAATACGGCGTTCGTCGGGTGTGTTTGACAGGCGGCGAACCGCTGATTCAACCTCGGGAAGAATTGCAACAACTTTTGGATCTGCTCGGAGGAAATAATTACGAGGTGTCGATCGAGACCGACGGTTCCATCGATATCGAGCGGGTGAAACTGCGGCCAAAACAACGGTTCGTCCTTGACATCAAAGTGCCTTCCTCAGACATGCACACCTACATGGATTTCGACAATTTGAAACGAGTTGTCCCCGAGCGGGACGAAATCAAGTTTGTGGTGGGCAACGAAGAGGATTATCTCTGGTCAAAAGAGATCATCCGCCGGTACGAAATCAGCCCGGAGCGGGGGTATCGGCTGTTGTTCAGCCCCGTGTACGGCGTGTTGGAGCCTCGTACCCTGGCGGAGTGGATTCTCCAAGATGAGTGGGATGTCAGACTACAAGTACAACTGCACAAGTGGCTGTGGGAACCCGGAAAGAGGGGGGTATAA
- the queD gene encoding 6-carboxytetrahydropterin synthase QueD gives MVAQNPLRYRALPVSVVKQFTFDAAHRLEAYEGKCAQLHGHTYRLEVEIKGHPDPRGLVIDFNEIKALVERVVLERFDHRYLNDEVPFNTTAENLVVFLYEELAKALRQTPLATDVNLERVRLWETPTSYAEVQREDIIRRETE, from the coding sequence GTGGTTGCACAGAACCCGCTTCGTTACCGTGCGCTACCGGTTTCCGTTGTGAAACAATTCACCTTTGATGCCGCACACCGCCTCGAAGCCTACGAGGGAAAATGTGCCCAATTGCATGGACACACCTATCGTTTGGAGGTCGAGATCAAAGGACACCCGGATCCCCGGGGACTTGTCATTGATTTTAATGAGATTAAAGCCCTGGTTGAGCGGGTGGTCCTTGAGCGGTTCGACCACCGCTATCTCAACGACGAGGTTCCCTTCAACACCACGGCGGAAAATCTCGTGGTGTTTCTCTATGAAGAGCTCGCCAAAGCCCTGCGGCAGACTCCCCTGGCCACCGATGTGAACCTCGAACGGGTGCGCCTGTGGGAAACTCCCACCAGCTATGCCGAAGTACAAAGGGAGGATATCATCAGACGTGAAACTGAATGA
- a CDS encoding tRNA threonylcarbamoyladenosine dehydratase: MLHSFSRTELVIGPEGLDVMAKSTVAVIGLGGVGSFTAEALARTGIGRLILFDPDTVDITNINRQIPALIDTVGRPKVEVMKERIARIHPGCDVVTVQTRLARNNEEALFRHQPDYVVDAMDTISAKIDLIESCIRRDVRVVSSMGAANKIDPTRFRVVDLSETRVDPIAKVVRRELRKRGIVSGVRVVCSDEQPREPRLDVLARMLTPEERAAARTRKSAMPPASLAFVPPVAGMILASVVVRDLLGWPI; encoded by the coding sequence ATGCTGCATTCATTCTCCAGAACGGAGTTGGTCATCGGCCCGGAAGGGCTTGACGTCATGGCCAAGAGCACCGTGGCGGTCATCGGTTTGGGCGGCGTCGGCTCCTTTACAGCGGAAGCTTTGGCGCGCACCGGTATCGGTCGCCTGATCCTCTTCGATCCCGATACCGTGGACATTACCAATATCAATCGGCAAATCCCCGCCCTGATCGACACGGTCGGGCGTCCCAAAGTCGAAGTCATGAAAGAGCGGATCGCCCGCATCCACCCCGGGTGCGACGTCGTTACCGTACAGACGCGCCTTGCCAGAAATAACGAGGAAGCGCTGTTTCGCCACCAACCCGACTACGTGGTGGACGCCATGGATACGATCAGCGCCAAAATCGACTTAATCGAATCCTGCATCAGGCGTGATGTCCGCGTGGTCTCCAGCATGGGAGCCGCAAACAAAATCGACCCGACGCGGTTTCGGGTGGTGGATCTATCGGAAACCCGAGTGGATCCCATCGCCAAGGTCGTGCGCCGTGAACTGCGCAAGCGCGGCATCGTCTCCGGGGTACGCGTCGTCTGTTCTGATGAACAGCCGCGGGAACCGAGGCTCGACGTGCTCGCCCGGATGTTGACCCCGGAAGAGCGGGCCGCCGCCCGTACGAGAAAGTCCGCCATGCCCCCGGCCAGTCTTGCCTTTGTTCCCCCGGTGGCCGGGATGATCCTGGCCAGCGTGGTGGTGAGGGATCTTCTCGGCTGGCCCATCTAG
- a CDS encoding arsenate reductase family protein, producing MVTFLGYPRCGTCRKAKAWLSEQGVRFVERDIVKHPLNREELGSLVAAAGVAPGELANPKGTRYRELGLKDQTLSDEQWLALLSEEGKLYRRPILWTDRGVVIGFYPDRWVEVLKN from the coding sequence ATGGTGACGTTTCTAGGATATCCGAGATGCGGCACCTGCCGCAAGGCCAAAGCGTGGTTGAGCGAGCAGGGCGTGCGCTTTGTCGAGCGAGACATTGTGAAGCATCCTTTGAACCGAGAGGAACTCGGTTCTCTGGTGGCGGCGGCGGGGGTCGCCCCGGGTGAGTTGGCCAATCCCAAGGGCACGCGGTATCGGGAACTCGGGCTCAAGGATCAGACTCTGAGCGACGAGCAGTGGTTGGCGCTGCTCAGTGAGGAGGGAAAGTTGTACAGGAGGCCGATTCTGTGGACCGACCGTGGAGTGGTGATCGGTTTCTACCCCGATCGCTGGGTCGAAGTGCTGAAAAACTGA
- a CDS encoding ferredoxin, translating to MPKTWVERETCIACGACSAACPEVYGEDEDGFAFVKLPGGREGFVEIPEEYVADARDAFEGCPSESVKWQED from the coding sequence ATGCCGAAGACTTGGGTGGAACGGGAGACGTGCATTGCGTGCGGAGCGTGTTCCGCGGCCTGTCCAGAGGTCTACGGAGAGGACGAGGATGGGTTTGCGTTTGTGAAGTTGCCCGGGGGCCGGGAGGGCTTCGTGGAAATTCCCGAAGAGTACGTGGCGGACGCCCGGGATGCTTTTGAAGGGTGTCCGAGCGAATCGGTGAAATGGCAGGAGGACTGA
- the thpR gene encoding RNA 2',3'-cyclic phosphodiesterase: MGRYFWGIGLPEEIGARIEAWAADQGAAIPVKRWYHRRQFHITLLFFGDLIDDKLDSADGAARETAKKTAPFDLVLGSLGTFNRSKVVWLGIRPNPNLMALRQSLWEAATALGASGNDRPAYRPHLTLGRLSLPWEPAGSRAPDTEELAGISFRVSEFHRYESRLSPAGPDYRAVSSFGFQADQND; this comes from the coding sequence GTGGGCAGGTATTTTTGGGGGATCGGCCTCCCGGAGGAAATCGGGGCGCGAATCGAGGCGTGGGCGGCGGACCAAGGGGCGGCCATTCCGGTCAAACGGTGGTATCATCGCAGGCAGTTTCATATCACACTGCTTTTTTTTGGCGATCTTATCGATGACAAGCTGGATTCGGCCGATGGAGCGGCCCGGGAGACGGCTAAAAAAACGGCCCCTTTTGACCTCGTCCTCGGGAGCCTTGGGACGTTTAACCGGAGTAAGGTCGTTTGGCTCGGAATCCGGCCCAACCCGAACTTGATGGCCCTGCGACAAAGCCTGTGGGAGGCCGCCACCGCCCTGGGGGCTTCGGGTAACGACCGGCCTGCTTATCGTCCCCACCTCACCTTGGGCCGCCTGTCCCTCCCCTGGGAGCCAGCCGGCTCCCGGGCTCCGGATACCGAGGAGCTGGCGGGGATTTCCTTCCGGGTATCGGAATTTCATCGCTATGAGTCGAGGCTTTCCCCCGCCGGTCCGGATTACCGGGCGGTGAGCAGCTTCGGGTTCCAGGCGGACCAAAATGACTAA
- a CDS encoding AEC family transporter, with product MRNPWHPFRGFCCQPGREESLFIHVTVPVILIIGIGYLFGRYGATDLTAISKFSISVLSPALIFSFLARNPLTLGQMAEMTAAVLLFTAAMAGITWLVIRVLGMKTFLMPALMTTVFPNTGNYGLPILLFAYGQEAFSLGVIIVVLNFVLMYTLGVYFASLEQSDWRRAAADVFRLPTTYAAVVGLAVNVLHIPIPDFIYDPIKMIGDAMIPVVMLILGMQLVHVKPRGDVLPAAVSSLVRLLASPAVMVGICYLLGIGGLTAKILVVQNSMPTAVIMTMIAAQYRTRPDFVAGTTFLSTVISFATVTGLLYGVNWLFGS from the coding sequence ATGAGGAATCCGTGGCATCCGTTTCGCGGATTTTGCTGCCAGCCTGGGAGGGAAGAAAGTCTGTTCATCCATGTGACAGTTCCCGTCATCCTGATTATCGGAATCGGTTACTTATTCGGGCGTTACGGTGCAACGGATTTAACGGCTATATCAAAATTCTCCATATCCGTGTTAAGCCCGGCGTTGATCTTTAGTTTTTTAGCTCGTAATCCACTCACCCTCGGACAGATGGCGGAAATGACGGCCGCCGTGTTGTTGTTTACCGCCGCCATGGCAGGTATCACTTGGCTGGTCATCCGGGTCCTGGGGATGAAGACATTTTTGATGCCCGCGTTGATGACCACAGTGTTTCCCAACACGGGGAATTACGGTCTTCCCATCTTGCTTTTCGCCTACGGGCAAGAAGCTTTTTCCTTGGGCGTCATTATTGTGGTGTTGAACTTTGTCCTGATGTATACGCTGGGCGTCTATTTTGCTTCCTTGGAGCAGTCCGATTGGCGGAGGGCCGCGGCCGATGTGTTCCGCCTGCCCACCACCTATGCAGCTGTGGTGGGCCTTGCCGTGAATGTGCTACATATCCCCATTCCTGATTTTATTTATGATCCGATCAAGATGATCGGAGATGCAATGATTCCCGTTGTGATGTTGATTTTGGGAATGCAACTGGTCCACGTCAAACCCAGGGGAGACGTTCTTCCGGCGGCGGTATCCAGTTTGGTTCGGCTTCTCGCGTCCCCGGCCGTCATGGTCGGTATCTGCTATTTGCTCGGCATCGGCGGCTTGACGGCGAAGATACTGGTGGTGCAGAATTCCATGCCCACGGCGGTGATTATGACCATGATCGCCGCCCAGTACCGAACCCGCCCGGATTTTGTCGCCGGCACCACATTTTTGTCCACCGTGATAAGTTTTGCCACCGTAACCGGGCTCTTGTACGGGGTGAATTGGCTGTTTGGTTCGTGA
- a CDS encoding MBL fold metallo-hydrolase yields MNRSLFDLGDGIWMVDLMERGLSGRTGSYILPGEKNAIIETGGSLSLPQITAGIQEVGLSLDAIDYILLTHIHLDHAGSAGSLAAVCPKAKVVVHPRGIRHLADPTRLVAGARAVYGDRLESLFGEVLPVPADRLIAADHGGTLDLGSRKLTFYHTPGHAKHHISIFDPVSRGVFTGDTTGIRYHRKLTGLDRDYLFPTTTPVDFDPNATHESVALLRSLRPAKVFLGHFGATDAVDWVFDETERLVDAVAQLTEKVYRPDIALAEMARHLKSFALDDMKQTVGTPRTDAFLDDDMLLNAMGLLHWYSNR; encoded by the coding sequence TTGAACCGCTCATTATTCGATCTCGGAGACGGAATCTGGATGGTGGATCTGATGGAACGCGGCTTGTCCGGCCGCACGGGTTCGTACATTCTTCCCGGAGAAAAAAACGCCATCATTGAAACCGGAGGCAGTCTATCTCTACCGCAAATCACTGCTGGAATCCAGGAGGTGGGTCTGTCGCTCGACGCGATTGATTATATCCTCCTCACGCATATCCACCTGGATCACGCCGGGAGCGCCGGTAGTCTGGCGGCTGTCTGTCCGAAGGCCAAAGTGGTGGTTCACCCCCGGGGGATCCGCCACCTGGCAGACCCCACCCGGCTGGTGGCCGGCGCCCGGGCCGTCTACGGGGACAGACTGGAGTCTTTGTTCGGGGAGGTTCTCCCAGTTCCCGCCGATCGCCTCATCGCCGCGGATCACGGAGGGACCCTCGACCTCGGCAGCCGGAAATTAACCTTTTATCACACCCCTGGACACGCGAAACACCATATCAGCATTTTTGACCCGGTGAGTCGAGGGGTGTTCACCGGGGACACGACGGGGATTCGCTATCATCGGAAGTTGACCGGACTCGACCGGGACTACTTGTTCCCGACCACTACCCCGGTGGATTTTGATCCTAATGCAACGCACGAATCGGTGGCCCTTTTGCGATCTTTGCGACCGGCCAAAGTGTTCTTAGGCCATTTTGGCGCCACCGATGCGGTGGACTGGGTGTTCGACGAAACCGAGCGGTTGGTGGACGCTGTAGCCCAGTTGACCGAGAAGGTGTATCGGCCGGACATCGCCCTTGCAGAGATGGCTCGTCACCTGAAATCTTTCGCCTTGGATGATATGAAACAAACAGTCGGTACCCCCCGCACTGACGCATTCCTGGACGATGACATGCTTCTCAATGCCATGGGATTACTCCACTGGTATTCGAATCGCTAA
- the ftsW gene encoding putative lipid II flippase FtsW — protein sequence MQRHRPDFLLFFLILCLVGGGLTMVYSASSVTAVTLYGQASYFFVRQCIWAGLGFILLFLFMKQSAQGLRRLTKPLFVVSLLLLVMVAIPHVGTSVNGARRWLDLGPINLQPSELASLAVILYSAYLLDKSQHHLMEFRRSMMPPLVIAFVVFMLIMLEPDLGTGMIIMGTVFSLLFLAGTPLRYLAALVAAGGLGIGLLILLEPYRLARLTVFLNPWKDAHGDGYQMIQAFYAFASGGWFGRGLGYGIGKYLWLPESHTDFIFAVIAEELGAIGAIALVTLFALYVWRGLWISLHVPDRFLSLTAGGITAMIGLSTFINLGAVTGILPVTGVPLPFISYGGSSLLIKLAASGMLLNISRYTRTGEVPEAAYTSPGPNRRPASG from the coding sequence ATGCAGAGACACCGCCCGGATTTTCTGTTGTTTTTTCTCATCCTGTGTCTAGTCGGTGGAGGCCTGACCATGGTCTACAGCGCGAGTAGCGTGACAGCGGTCACCCTGTACGGGCAGGCGTCGTATTTTTTTGTGCGCCAATGCATTTGGGCGGGGCTGGGGTTCATCCTCCTGTTTCTGTTCATGAAACAAAGTGCCCAGGGGCTTCGGCGATTGACTAAGCCGCTTTTCGTCGTGAGCCTTTTACTGTTGGTGATGGTGGCCATCCCCCACGTGGGAACCTCGGTCAACGGCGCCCGGCGGTGGCTGGATCTGGGCCCGATCAACCTCCAGCCTTCGGAGTTGGCCAGCCTGGCGGTCATCTTGTACAGCGCCTATCTTCTCGATAAGAGCCAGCATCATCTCATGGAATTCCGGCGGTCCATGATGCCGCCCCTGGTCATTGCGTTTGTGGTTTTCATGCTGATCATGCTCGAACCGGATCTCGGAACGGGGATGATCATCATGGGCACCGTGTTTTCCTTATTATTTCTGGCGGGCACACCGCTTCGGTACCTCGCCGCCCTGGTCGCGGCCGGCGGCCTGGGAATCGGCCTGTTGATCCTGCTCGAACCGTATCGCCTGGCCCGGCTCACAGTGTTTCTCAACCCGTGGAAAGACGCCCACGGGGACGGCTACCAGATGATCCAAGCGTTTTACGCCTTTGCCTCCGGCGGGTGGTTCGGGCGGGGGCTCGGTTATGGAATCGGAAAATATCTGTGGCTCCCTGAATCCCACACAGATTTTATCTTCGCCGTCATCGCCGAGGAGCTGGGTGCCATCGGGGCCATTGCCCTGGTGACGCTCTTTGCCCTGTACGTTTGGCGGGGGTTGTGGATTTCCCTGCATGTTCCGGATCGCTTTTTGTCTTTGACCGCCGGGGGCATCACGGCCATGATCGGACTGAGCACTTTCATTAACCTCGGGGCGGTGACGGGAATCCTCCCCGTCACCGGAGTCCCGCTTCCCTTCATCAGTTATGGGGGTAGTTCCTTGTTGATCAAGCTGGCCGCTTCGGGGATGCTGTTAAACATTTCGAGGTATACCCGCACCGGGGAGGTGCCGGAGGCCGCCTACACTTCTCCAGGTCCCAACCGGCGGCCCGCTTCGGGTTAA
- a CDS encoding DUF1802 family protein, with amino-acid sequence MLKVKEYTPISSSDGVMHRDAGVADGLALKEWAVAIRALDAGDQILLLRKGGIVEETKDFRVRGTSFFLYPTYEHQKKELVKPGWHRQLEETLRDREVPPTEVEITHAARVVEDIELQDEAALANLVDLHIWTEDYASQRLHWRPYKPLHVLAVRVYRLDEPRILPVRETYLGCTSWIRLEDQVSSRGVPVLGDQEFRERLEAVHRRVGWAGTP; translated from the coding sequence GTGTTAAAGGTAAAGGAATATACTCCGATCTCGTCCTCGGACGGCGTTATGCATCGTGACGCCGGGGTGGCGGACGGATTGGCGTTAAAAGAGTGGGCGGTGGCGATTCGGGCTCTGGACGCAGGGGATCAAATCCTCCTTTTGCGAAAAGGAGGGATCGTCGAGGAAACGAAAGATTTTCGCGTCCGGGGGACGAGCTTTTTTCTATATCCCACCTATGAGCATCAGAAGAAAGAGTTGGTGAAACCTGGGTGGCACAGGCAATTAGAAGAGACCCTCCGGGACAGGGAAGTGCCACCCACAGAAGTGGAAATTACCCACGCCGCCCGGGTGGTGGAAGATATTGAGCTACAAGATGAGGCGGCCTTGGCCAACCTCGTCGATTTGCACATCTGGACCGAAGACTACGCCAGCCAGCGCCTGCACTGGCGCCCCTATAAGCCTTTGCACGTGTTGGCCGTGCGGGTTTATCGTTTGGATGAGCCCCGAATCCTGCCGGTGCGGGAGACTTATCTCGGGTGCACGTCTTGGATCCGGCTTGAAGATCAGGTGTCTTCCCGGGGAGTCCCGGTTCTCGGTGACCAGGAGTTTCGGGAGCGGCTGGAGGCCGTACATCGGCGGGTGGGGTGGGCCGGTACGCCGTGA